A genomic region of Ammospiza nelsoni isolate bAmmNel1 chromosome 3, bAmmNel1.pri, whole genome shotgun sequence contains the following coding sequences:
- the YIPF3 gene encoding protein YIPF3 isoform X1 — MAAPGAAGGGRSGAPAAEWGGFEDNMQGGGSAVIDMENMDDTSGSSFEDMGEMHQRMKEEEEEEAEGEAGAGEEEDGEFLGMKGLRGQLGRQVADQMWQVGKRQASRAFSLYANIDILRPYFDVEPVQVRARLLESMIPVKMINFPQKIAGELYGPLMLVFTLVAILLHGMKTSDTIIREGTLMGTAIGTCFGYWLGVSSFMYFLAYLCNAQITMVQMLSLLGYGLFGHCITLFVTYNIHFHSLFYIFWLVVGGLSTLRMVAVLVSRTVGHTQRLILCGTLAALHMLFLLYLHFAYHKVVEGILDTLEGPNVPPFQRVARDIPVVSHAVLNTTAKAIALTL; from the exons ATGGCCgcgccgggggcggcgggcggaggCAGGAGCGGTGCCCCCGCCGCGGAATGGGGCGGCTTCGAGGACAACATGCAg GGTGGCGGCTCTGCCGTCATCGACATGGAGAACATGGACGACACGTCGGGCTCCAGCTTCGAGGACATGGGGGAGATGCACCAGCGcatgaaggaggaggaggaggaggaggcggaggGCGAGGCGGGCGCCGGCGAGGAGGAGGACGGGGAGTTCCTGGGCATGAAGGGGCTGCGGGGGCAGCTGGGCCGGCAGGTCGCTGACCAG ATGTGGCAGGTGGGGAAGAGACAAGCCTCCCGGGCCTTCAGCCTCTACGCCAACATCGACATCCTCCGGCCCTACTTCGATGTGGAGCCCGTCCAAGTGCGAGCCag ACTGCTGGAGTCCATGATTCCTGTGAAGATGATTAATTTCCCACAG AAGATTGCTGGCGAGCTGTACGGACCCCTCATGCTGGTTTTCACACTGGTGGCCATTCTTTTGCATGGAATGAAGACCTCGGACACCATCATT AGGGAAGGCACTCTGATGGGCACAGCCATTGGCACCTGCTTCGGTTACTGGTTGGGCGTCTCATCCTTCATGTATTTCCTGGCATATCTGTGCAATGCCCAAATCACCATGGTGCAGATGCTGTCACTGCTG GGCTACGGTCTTTTTGGACACTGCATCACTCTCTTTGTCACCTATAACATCCACTTCCACTCCCTCTTCTACATCTTCTGGTTGGTCGTTGGTGGACTCTCTACACTACGAATG GTTGCCGTGTTGGTGTCACGCACTGTGGGACATACCCAGCGGCTCATCCTGTGTGGGACTCTTGCTGCTCTGCATATGCTTTTCCTCCTCTATCTGCACTTTGCTTATCACAAGGTGGTAGAAG GTATCCTGGACACATTGGAAGGACCCAACGTGCCGCCCTTTCAGAGAGTTGCCCGAGACATTCCAGTTGTTTCCCATGCTGTACTGAACACAACAGCCAAAGCCATTGCATTGACCCTCTAG
- the YIPF3 gene encoding protein YIPF3 isoform X2 gives MAAPGAAGGGRSGAPAAEWGGFEDNMQGGGSAVIDMENMDDTSGSSFEDMGEMHQRMKEEEEEEAEGEAGAGEEEDGEFLGMKGLRGQLGRQVADQMWQVGKRQASRAFSLYANIDILRPYFDVEPVQVRARLLESMIPVKMINFPQKIAGELYGPLMLVFTLVAILLHGMKTSDTIIREGTLMGTAIGTCFGYWLGVSSFMYFLAYLCNAQITMVQMLSLLGYGLFGHCITLFVTYNIHFHSLFYIFWLVVGGLSTLRMVSWTHWKDPTCRPFRELPETFQLFPMLY, from the exons ATGGCCgcgccgggggcggcgggcggaggCAGGAGCGGTGCCCCCGCCGCGGAATGGGGCGGCTTCGAGGACAACATGCAg GGTGGCGGCTCTGCCGTCATCGACATGGAGAACATGGACGACACGTCGGGCTCCAGCTTCGAGGACATGGGGGAGATGCACCAGCGcatgaaggaggaggaggaggaggaggcggaggGCGAGGCGGGCGCCGGCGAGGAGGAGGACGGGGAGTTCCTGGGCATGAAGGGGCTGCGGGGGCAGCTGGGCCGGCAGGTCGCTGACCAG ATGTGGCAGGTGGGGAAGAGACAAGCCTCCCGGGCCTTCAGCCTCTACGCCAACATCGACATCCTCCGGCCCTACTTCGATGTGGAGCCCGTCCAAGTGCGAGCCag ACTGCTGGAGTCCATGATTCCTGTGAAGATGATTAATTTCCCACAG AAGATTGCTGGCGAGCTGTACGGACCCCTCATGCTGGTTTTCACACTGGTGGCCATTCTTTTGCATGGAATGAAGACCTCGGACACCATCATT AGGGAAGGCACTCTGATGGGCACAGCCATTGGCACCTGCTTCGGTTACTGGTTGGGCGTCTCATCCTTCATGTATTTCCTGGCATATCTGTGCAATGCCCAAATCACCATGGTGCAGATGCTGTCACTGCTG GGCTACGGTCTTTTTGGACACTGCATCACTCTCTTTGTCACCTATAACATCCACTTCCACTCCCTCTTCTACATCTTCTGGTTGGTCGTTGGTGGACTCTCTACACTACGAATG GTATCCTGGACACATTGGAAGGACCCAACGTGCCGCCCTTTCAGAGAGTTGCCCGAGACATTCCAGTTGTTTCCCATGCTGTACTGA